The proteins below come from a single Zea mays cultivar B73 chromosome 8, Zm-B73-REFERENCE-NAM-5.0, whole genome shotgun sequence genomic window:
- the LOC100191932 gene encoding uncharacterized LOC100191932 has protein sequence MASVAAAEVAAAALRSVLSRAQQAAARAGRAPGSVRVVAVSKTKPVPVIRGVYDAGHRCFGENYVQELIDKAPQLPEDIEWHFIGNLQSNKARALLAGVPNLDMVESVDDEKIANRLDRVVADLGRKPLKVLVQVNTSGEESKFGVDPSGCMELAKHVKLNCPNLVFSGLMTIGMLDYSSTPENFKALANCREEVCKELGIPEEQCELSMGMSADFEQAIEMGSTNVRVGSTIFGAREYPKKN, from the exons ATGGCGTCCGTGGCCGCGGCGGAGgtcgcggcggcggcgctccggTCGGTGCTGTCGCGCGCGCAGCaggcggcggcgcgggcggggcGCGCGCCGGGGTCCGTGCGCGTGGTGGCGGTGAGCAAGACCAAGCCGGTGCCTGTCATCCGGGGCGTCTACGACGCGGGCCACCGCTGCTTCGGCGAGAACTACGTCCAGGAGCTCATCGACAAGGCGCCTCAG CTTCCTGAGGATATTGAGTGGCACTTCATTGGGAATCTGCAAAGCAACAAAGCCAGAGCCCTACTTG CTGGCGTGCCAAACCTTGATATGGTTGAGAGTGTCGATGATGAGAAG ATTGCTAACCGTCTTGATCGAGTGGTAGCTGACTTGGGGAGAAAACCTCTTAAGGTTTTGGTCCAAGTCAACACTAGTGGAGAAGAAT CGAAATTTGGAGTAGATCCCTCAGGATGCATGGAACTAGCAAAGCATGTCAAACTGAACTGCCCGAACCTTGTGTTCTCTGGTCTGATGACAATTGGGATGCTTGATTACTCCTCAACCCCTGAGaatttcaag GCGCTGGCTAACTGCCGGGAAGAGGTGTGCAAGGAGCTTGGAATACCCGAAGAGCAGTGCGAATTGTCTATGGGCATGTCGGCTGATTTTGAACAAGCG ATTGAAATGGGAAGCACAAATGTAAGAGTTGGGTCAACCATATTTGGTGCAAGAGAATACCCAAAGAAGAACTAG